From Vicia villosa cultivar HV-30 ecotype Madison, WI unplaced genomic scaffold, Vvil1.0 ctg.001533F_1_1, whole genome shotgun sequence, the proteins below share one genomic window:
- the LOC131635696 gene encoding uncharacterized protein LOC131635696, whose product MSGEDDSIEQAVTSRRERLLALRTAQELLLSSNPESADTNQHEEPQPPSTGSEDDEEQDQDGEEKLSMKFRNYVPHDKDLQEGKLAPAVLPKFEDPVSVPEPEPQPTEDPFLNIAPKKPNWDLRRDVQKKLDKLEKRTQKALYQLMLEQEKQNELAEGDNNDTNGVKD is encoded by the exons ATGAGTGGCGAAGATGATTCAATCGAGCAAGCTGTTACCTCCCGTCGCGAAAGACTCTTAGCTCTCAGAACCGCTCAAGAATTGTTACTTTCTTCCAATCCCGAATCTGCCGATACTAATCAACACGAAGAACCTCAACCACCATCTACTGGTTCcgaagatgatgaagaacaaGACCAAGA cgGAGAGGAAAAACTGAGCATGAAGTTTCGTAACTATGTTCCTCATGATAAAGATCTTCAGGAAGGGAAGCTTGCACCTGCCGTGCTTCCGAAGTTTGAAGATCCTGTTTCTGTTCCTGAGCCTGAGCCTCAACCTACTGAG GATCCGTTTCTCAATATTGCTCCTAAAAAACCCAACTGGGACTTGCGTAGAGATGTCCAGAAGAAGCTTGATAAGCTTGAGAAGCGAACTCAGAAGGCTCTCTATCAACTCATGT TGGAACAAGAGAAGCAAAATGAGTTGGCCGAAGGAGATAATAATGATACAAACGGTGTCAAAGATTAG